One segment of Clostridium ljungdahlii DSM 13528 DNA contains the following:
- a CDS encoding amino acid permease, producing MDTNSKANEQGQLKRTLKARHMNMIAIGGSIGTGLFFASGSAVSTAGPGGAVLAYVIMGILVYFLMTSLGEMATLLPISGSFETYATRFIDPALGFTLGWNYWFCWAICVAAELVAGSMIVKFWLPNTNTTLWSMLFLVIIFILNILSARIYGESEYWFASIKVITIIVFLIVGVLMIFGILGGKSPGLSNWVLSDASGKKGPFVGGISAIINVFLVAGFSFSGTEIVGLAAGESENPEENVPKAIKNVFWRILLFYMGAIIVIGFLVPFTDPNLLKSGADNISYSPFTMVFKRSGLAIAASIMNAVILTSVLSCGNSGLYVASRMLYSLSKEGKAPKFLSKVNKHGVPTTALYSTTVIACFAFFASLIGDGKIYYILYNASGITAFFAWLGIAICHYRFRKAYISQGKSLNDLKYRAKLYPFAPIISIILCIIVIFGSNIWVFQAKTFSWFDFVTNYLCIPIFISLYLGYKIIKKTKIVPLKECNFEYNEDDNKRKTLS from the coding sequence ATGGACACAAATTCAAAAGCAAATGAACAAGGTCAACTTAAAAGGACTTTAAAAGCCAGACATATGAACATGATTGCCATAGGAGGGTCAATTGGAACTGGTTTATTTTTCGCCAGTGGAAGCGCTGTCAGCACAGCTGGACCTGGTGGAGCTGTTTTAGCTTATGTAATTATGGGAATTTTAGTTTATTTCTTGATGACATCCCTCGGTGAAATGGCAACACTACTGCCTATATCAGGATCTTTTGAAACTTATGCTACAAGATTTATTGATCCTGCATTAGGTTTTACCCTTGGATGGAATTACTGGTTTTGCTGGGCAATATGCGTTGCTGCTGAATTAGTTGCAGGTTCAATGATTGTTAAATTCTGGCTTCCAAATACCAATACTACTTTATGGAGTATGTTATTTTTAGTAATAATTTTTATCTTAAATATTCTTTCAGCAAGAATTTACGGTGAAAGTGAATATTGGTTTGCAAGTATCAAAGTTATTACAATTATAGTATTCCTTATAGTAGGCGTTCTCATGATATTTGGCATTTTAGGTGGAAAATCACCTGGATTAAGTAATTGGGTACTATCAGATGCTTCTGGAAAGAAAGGGCCTTTTGTTGGCGGAATATCTGCTATTATTAATGTATTTTTAGTTGCAGGATTTTCTTTCTCCGGAACAGAAATAGTTGGCCTTGCCGCAGGTGAATCGGAAAATCCTGAAGAAAATGTTCCTAAAGCTATAAAAAATGTTTTCTGGCGTATTTTACTATTTTATATGGGGGCAATTATAGTAATTGGTTTTTTAGTTCCTTTTACTGATCCAAACTTATTAAAAAGTGGGGCAGATAATATTTCATACAGTCCTTTTACCATGGTATTTAAAAGATCTGGCCTAGCAATTGCAGCAAGTATTATGAACGCAGTAATTTTAACATCAGTTCTCTCCTGCGGTAATTCAGGCCTCTATGTAGCTTCACGTATGCTTTATTCCCTATCCAAAGAAGGAAAAGCACCTAAATTTTTATCAAAAGTAAACAAACATGGTGTTCCTACAACTGCTTTATACTCCACAACTGTTATTGCTTGTTTTGCTTTTTTCGCCTCTTTGATTGGAGATGGAAAAATATATTACATACTCTATAATGCTTCTGGTATCACAGCCTTCTTTGCATGGCTAGGTATAGCTATTTGCCATTATAGATTTAGGAAAGCATACATTTCCCAAGGTAAAAGTTTAAATGATTTAAAATATAGAGCTAAGTTATATCCATTTGCCCCCATTATATCTATCATACTTTGTATAATTGTTATATTTGGTTCTAACATATGGGTATTTCAAGCTAAAACATTTAGCTGGTTTGATTTTGTAACAAATTATTTGTGTATTCCTATATTTATATCTTTGTATCTTGGATACAAGATTATTAAGAAGACAAAAATAGTACCTCTTAAAGAATGTAATTTTGAATATAATGAAGATGACAATAAAAGAAAAACTTTATCCTAA
- the cysK gene encoding cysteine synthase A → MEVFDDIKEMIGKTPILKINEFDLKDGVNIYAKLENFNPGGSVKDRIGDYMIKQAEKRGKLKKGYTIVEATAGNTGLGIALGALNRGYRVVFAVPEKFSIEKQVLMRALGAEIVHTPEKDGMRGAIEKSKELLSKIPNSISLSQFENEDNPQTHYLTTGPEIYEQLNGKIDYFVAGAGSGGTFTGIARYLKEKDNNVKAVLADPEGSTLGGGTEEHGYAIEGIGNDFLPDTMDLKLVDKVIKVNDEEAFSLVKELAKREGLIVGSSSGAAIAAALKLAKTIDKGNIVTVFPDRGDRYFSKNLYE, encoded by the coding sequence ATGGAAGTTTTTGATGATATAAAGGAAATGATAGGAAAGACTCCTATATTAAAAATAAATGAATTTGATTTAAAAGATGGCGTGAATATATATGCTAAACTTGAGAATTTCAATCCAGGAGGAAGTGTAAAAGACAGAATTGGGGATTATATGATAAAGCAGGCAGAGAAAAGAGGAAAGTTAAAGAAAGGATATACTATAGTAGAAGCTACAGCAGGAAATACTGGACTTGGAATTGCACTTGGAGCACTCAATAGGGGATATAGAGTAGTATTTGCGGTCCCAGAGAAATTTTCCATAGAAAAGCAAGTGCTTATGAGGGCACTTGGTGCAGAAATAGTGCATACTCCTGAAAAAGACGGCATGCGAGGGGCTATAGAAAAGTCAAAAGAACTTCTAAGCAAAATTCCCAATTCCATATCACTTAGTCAATTTGAAAATGAAGACAATCCACAGACTCATTACCTTACAACGGGTCCTGAAATATATGAGCAGTTAAATGGTAAGATAGATTACTTCGTAGCTGGAGCTGGAAGTGGGGGAACTTTTACAGGAATAGCAAGATATTTAAAAGAAAAAGATAATAATGTAAAAGCTGTATTAGCTGATCCAGAAGGATCTACTCTTGGTGGCGGTACTGAAGAACACGGTTATGCCATTGAAGGTATAGGAAATGACTTCCTGCCAGATACTATGGATTTAAAATTAGTTGATAAAGTCATAAAGGTAAATGATGAGGAGGCATTTTCACTAGTTAAAGAATTGGCTAAACGTGAGGGATTGATAGTAGGTTCATCTTCTGGAGCAGCAATTGCAGCTGCGTTAAAACTGGCTAAAACCATAGATAAAGGTAATATAGTTACAGTATTTCCGGATAGAGGAGACAGGTATTTTAGCAAAAACTTATATGAATAA
- a CDS encoding bifunctional cystathionine gamma-lyase/homocysteine desulfhydrase, translating into MNIESLLIHGGVDGDKTTGAVSVPIYQTSTYKQSGLGENKGYEYSRTGNPTREALEKLIAELEEGKNGLAFASGMAAITAVLTLFKSGDKIIISDNVYGGTYRVLDKVFKNFDLNYELIDTSDLEKVESSITKEVKAIYIESPTNPLMDITDIKKISEIAKKNNLLTIVDNTFMTPYLQKPIELGADIVLHSATKYLGGHSDLVAGLVVVNDEKLAERLYFIQNSTGGVLGPFDSWLLIRGIKTLSVRMDRHLENAAYIAQFLNESPFVEKVYYPGLESHKGHEIQKKQARGYGAIISFVLKKDIDIKKFFKNLKLITFGESLGGVESLMCHPATMTHAAIPYEIRQKVGIVDNLARLSVGIENKEDLVKDLKKSMELSK; encoded by the coding sequence ATGAATATAGAATCATTATTAATACACGGTGGGGTTGATGGGGATAAAACTACAGGAGCAGTTAGTGTTCCAATATATCAGACGTCAACCTATAAGCAAAGTGGACTTGGAGAAAACAAAGGATATGAATATTCAAGAACGGGAAATCCAACTAGAGAAGCACTTGAAAAACTTATAGCAGAACTTGAAGAAGGTAAAAATGGACTTGCATTTGCCTCAGGAATGGCAGCTATAACTGCCGTGCTGACACTTTTCAAAAGTGGAGATAAAATAATAATATCAGACAACGTATATGGTGGAACTTACAGGGTACTTGATAAAGTATTTAAAAATTTTGATTTAAACTACGAATTGATTGATACAAGTGACCTAGAAAAAGTTGAAAGTAGTATTACAAAAGAAGTAAAGGCAATATATATTGAATCCCCAACTAATCCACTTATGGATATAACAGATATAAAAAAGATATCTGAAATTGCAAAGAAAAATAACCTTTTGACTATTGTAGACAACACTTTTATGACACCTTATCTTCAAAAACCAATAGAACTTGGAGCAGATATAGTACTTCACAGTGCAACCAAGTATTTAGGTGGACACAGCGACTTAGTTGCAGGACTTGTTGTTGTAAATGATGAAAAGTTAGCTGAAAGATTGTATTTTATACAAAATTCAACAGGTGGAGTATTAGGACCTTTTGACAGCTGGCTTTTGATAAGGGGAATAAAAACATTGTCAGTTAGAATGGATAGACACCTTGAAAATGCAGCCTATATAGCTCAATTTTTAAATGAAAGTCCTTTTGTAGAAAAAGTCTATTATCCGGGACTTGAGAGTCATAAAGGCCATGAAATTCAGAAAAAACAGGCTAGAGGTTATGGAGCTATAATTTCCTTTGTACTGAAAAAGGATATAGATATAAAGAAATTTTTTAAGAATTTAAAACTTATAACTTTTGGAGAAAGTCTTGGGGGAGTGGAATCTTTAATGTGCCATCCTGCTACTATGACCCATGCAGCTATACCTTATGAAATAAGGCAAAAAGTTGGAATTGTAGATAATTTGGCAAGACTTTCTGTTGGAATAGAAAATAAAGAAGATTTGGTAAAAGACTTAAAAAAGTCAATGGAGCTTTCAAAATAG
- a CDS encoding class I SAM-dependent methyltransferase, translating to MNSVGYFDSIADKWDVIREDYFEDKLKYIALSQFNIKNKICADLGCGTGFISLALAQDAKLVFSLDNSRNMLKQLHSEALDKSIKNIYPIKGSMSDLPLFDESIDVVFVNMALHHVVDAKKAINEIYRVLKKDGTFVICDVEEHDGEWARIEMHDEWLGFSHKMISDWVKNAGFKDIQVESTGLKCTGYSSKGECTEPGIFMAKGIKRGE from the coding sequence ATGAATTCTGTAGGATATTTTGATTCAATTGCAGATAAATGGGACGTAATAAGAGAAGATTATTTTGAGGACAAATTAAAATATATAGCACTTTCACAATTTAATATAAAGAATAAAATTTGTGCAGACCTGGGCTGTGGAACAGGATTTATATCACTTGCACTTGCACAGGATGCAAAACTTGTATTTTCTCTGGACAATTCCAGAAACATGTTAAAACAGCTTCATAGTGAAGCTTTAGATAAATCAATTAAGAATATATATCCAATAAAAGGTTCTATGTCGGATTTACCGCTCTTTGATGAATCTATTGATGTTGTATTTGTAAATATGGCTCTCCATCATGTAGTAGATGCAAAAAAGGCAATTAATGAAATTTATAGAGTGCTTAAAAAAGATGGAACTTTTGTCATATGTGATGTAGAAGAACATGATGGAGAATGGGCAAGAATTGAAATGCATGATGAGTGGCTTGGATTTTCTCATAAAATGATAAGCGACTGGGTAAAAAATGCAGGATTTAAGGATATACAGGTTGAAAGTACAGGACTTAAATGTACAGGATATTCTAGCAAAGGTGAATGTACTGAACCGGGAATATTTATGGCTAAAGGAATCAAGAGAGGAGAATAA
- the nadC gene encoding carboxylating nicotinate-nucleotide diphosphorylase — translation MNYLIVDKLIKNALIEDINYGDVTTDNLLLGSEVSKGRFIAKEPGVIAGIDVAKRVFEIVDSSIIFNVKIKDSSKVEKGDVIVELEGNSKSILKGERVALNILQRMCGIATKTNRMVDLVKDYDVKIVDTRKTLPGFRILDKYSVTAGGGYNHRLNLSDFVMIKDNHIRAVGSITEAVKRIKNKIPFTAKVEVEVENLDQLKEAVNTEVDVIMLDNMDVDTMRKAVKFVNKKFILEASGNVTENTIGDIASTGVDIISIGSLTHSVKALDISLRFI, via the coding sequence TTGAATTACTTAATAGTTGATAAATTAATAAAAAATGCTCTTATAGAAGATATAAATTATGGTGATGTTACTACAGATAATTTGCTTTTGGGAAGTGAGGTTTCAAAAGGAAGATTTATTGCAAAGGAGCCAGGTGTTATTGCTGGAATTGATGTGGCTAAAAGAGTATTTGAAATTGTGGACAGCAGTATAATATTCAACGTCAAGATAAAAGACAGTTCCAAAGTGGAGAAAGGCGATGTTATTGTAGAATTAGAAGGAAATTCTAAATCTATATTAAAGGGAGAAAGGGTTGCCCTTAATATACTTCAAAGAATGTGTGGAATTGCAACTAAAACTAATAGGATGGTTGATTTAGTAAAGGATTATGATGTGAAAATAGTAGATACAAGAAAAACTCTTCCTGGATTTAGAATTTTGGATAAGTATTCTGTTACAGCAGGAGGAGGATACAATCATAGGCTGAACTTGTCTGATTTTGTAATGATTAAGGATAATCACATAAGGGCAGTAGGTTCTATAACGGAAGCTGTTAAAAGAATAAAAAATAAAATTCCATTTACAGCTAAAGTAGAGGTAGAAGTAGAAAATCTGGATCAATTGAAAGAAGCAGTTAATACTGAAGTTGATGTAATTATGTTGGATAATATGGATGTAGATACTATGAGAAAGGCTGTGAAATTTGTAAATAAAAAGTTTATTTTAGAAGCTTCGGGAAATGTCACCGAAAATACTATAGGGGATATTGCTTCTACAGGTGTTGATATAATATCTATAGGTTCTCTTACACATTCTGTAAAAGCGCTGGATATAAGTTTAAGGTTTATATAA
- a CDS encoding L-aspartate oxidase, which yields MERRYLANYNVNSCESKSFDVVIIGAGIAGLYTALMLSKNLRVAVLSKKDVYDCDSYLAQGGIAASIQNDDRQLHVKDTINAGCYVNDLEAVNVLVNESEKAINDLVRLGVKFDKNSQGNFYRSFEGNHSIARILHVNGDSTGKAIMEVLVNQAKNASNIEIIPNIFALDIVDNKNKYCGIMAFYKNKVVYLKSKCCIIASGGIGQLFSKTTNVDVLTGDGIAMAIRAKVTLEDMEYIQFHPTALYSKNNEEKMFLISEAVRGEGAVLKNKCGSRFMKEYDSRMELAPRDIVARAISDQMKKTDSNYVYLDATMYEKNFLKNRFNKIYSECEENGIEIYKDYIPVTPAEHYFMGGIKVDLFGRASMENLYAVGECACTGVHGANRLASNSLMEALVFGKRVAEDILNKIKVIDEDNFEDSVFIPQCKESYMDFSKLKQNLKILMENNLGIVRRIDNIKSALEVVDEVLFKFQYINFKSIEQVEVYNMYEVARSIIMATLESKTSIGSNYIEDYSKDNVVLR from the coding sequence GTGGAAAGAAGATATTTAGCAAACTATAACGTGAATTCCTGTGAAAGCAAGAGCTTTGATGTAGTTATAATTGGAGCAGGAATAGCAGGACTCTATACTGCTTTAATGCTTTCTAAAAATTTAAGAGTAGCGGTTTTAAGCAAAAAGGATGTATATGATTGTGATTCATACCTGGCTCAAGGAGGAATTGCAGCAAGTATACAAAACGATGACAGACAGCTTCATGTAAAGGATACTATAAATGCAGGATGCTATGTTAATGATTTGGAAGCTGTAAATGTGCTTGTAAATGAATCTGAGAAAGCTATAAATGATTTGGTTCGTCTTGGAGTTAAATTTGATAAAAACTCCCAAGGTAATTTTTATAGGTCTTTTGAGGGAAATCATTCCATTGCAAGGATACTTCATGTAAATGGAGATTCTACAGGAAAAGCTATAATGGAGGTTCTTGTAAACCAGGCTAAAAATGCTTCTAATATAGAAATAATACCTAATATCTTCGCCTTGGATATTGTTGATAACAAAAACAAATACTGTGGTATAATGGCATTTTACAAAAATAAAGTTGTTTATTTAAAGTCAAAATGTTGTATAATAGCCTCTGGTGGAATTGGACAGTTATTTTCTAAAACTACGAATGTAGATGTGCTTACAGGAGATGGAATTGCCATGGCAATAAGGGCAAAGGTAACCTTAGAAGATATGGAATACATTCAGTTTCATCCTACAGCTTTATACTCTAAAAATAATGAGGAAAAGATGTTTCTAATATCTGAAGCTGTAAGGGGAGAAGGTGCCGTACTTAAAAATAAATGTGGGAGCAGGTTTATGAAAGAGTATGATTCAAGGATGGAACTTGCTCCTAGGGATATTGTAGCTAGGGCAATTAGTGATCAAATGAAAAAAACTGATTCTAATTATGTTTACTTGGATGCTACTATGTACGAAAAAAATTTTTTAAAAAATAGATTCAATAAGATTTATAGTGAATGCGAAGAAAATGGTATAGAAATATATAAGGATTACATACCTGTAACTCCAGCTGAACATTATTTTATGGGTGGTATTAAGGTGGATCTGTTTGGAAGAGCTAGTATGGAAAACCTTTATGCAGTTGGAGAATGTGCTTGCACTGGGGTTCATGGAGCAAATAGGCTTGCTAGTAATTCTTTAATGGAAGCTCTGGTTTTTGGAAAAAGGGTTGCAGAGGACATCTTAAATAAAATAAAAGTTATAGATGAAGATAATTTTGAAGATAGTGTATTTATTCCTCAATGTAAAGAGAGTTACATGGACTTTTCAAAACTTAAACAGAATCTGAAGATATTAATGGAAAATAATTTGGGAATAGTTAGAAGAATTGATAACATTAAAAGTGCACTAGAGGTTGTAGATGAAGTTCTGTTTAAATTTCAATATATAAATTTTAAAAGTATCGAGCAAGTAGAAGTTTATAATATGTATGAAGTTGCTAGAAGTATAATTATGGCTACTTTGGAAAGTAAGACTTCCATAGGAAGTAATTATATTGAGGATTATTCTAAAGATAACGTAGTTTTGAGGTGA
- the nadA gene encoding quinolinate synthase NadA — protein sequence MDKTFLINEINRLKKEKNACILAHNYQLPEVQDIADIVGDSFALSRAAAKMDNEVIVFCGVKFMAESAKILSPNKRVLLPSKYAGCPLAECIDEEQLMEEKEKHPEAAVVCYINSSTEVKAISDICCTSSNAVKVIESMDKDEILFVPDENLASYVAEKVTGKKIIPWSGGHCITHARITIEDVKKIKGEHPGAEMLVHPEVSKEIRDNAEFVGSTSQIIDYAKKSPNREFIIGTEIGVLHKMKNDNPEKNFYLLSPRLVCQNMKMTTLKDVHNSLLNMEHEIFIPESMRIKALGSLEKMLRIE from the coding sequence ATGGACAAAACATTTTTAATAAATGAAATAAATAGGTTGAAAAAAGAAAAAAATGCTTGCATATTAGCGCATAACTATCAGCTGCCAGAAGTTCAAGATATAGCAGATATTGTAGGGGATTCTTTTGCACTAAGTAGAGCTGCTGCTAAAATGGATAATGAAGTTATAGTATTTTGTGGGGTTAAATTTATGGCAGAAAGTGCAAAAATACTATCACCAAATAAAAGAGTTTTACTTCCTTCAAAATATGCAGGATGTCCTTTAGCAGAGTGTATAGATGAAGAACAACTTATGGAGGAAAAAGAAAAGCATCCAGAAGCAGCTGTGGTGTGTTATATAAACTCTTCTACTGAGGTTAAGGCTATAAGTGATATATGTTGTACTTCTTCTAATGCAGTTAAAGTTATAGAAAGTATGGATAAGGATGAAATATTATTTGTACCAGATGAAAATCTTGCCAGTTATGTAGCTGAAAAAGTTACAGGTAAAAAAATCATACCTTGGTCAGGTGGTCACTGCATAACTCATGCCAGAATAACTATAGAAGATGTTAAAAAAATAAAAGGAGAGCATCCTGGAGCTGAAATGTTAGTGCATCCTGAAGTTTCAAAAGAAATAAGGGATAATGCTGAATTTGTTGGAAGTACGTCACAGATAATTGACTATGCAAAGAAATCACCAAATAGGGAATTCATTATAGGTACTGAAATAGGGGTACTTCATAAAATGAAAAATGATAATCCTGAAAAAAATTTCTATTTATTAAGTCCAAGACTTGTATGTCAAAATATGAAAATGACTACACTAAAAGATGTCCACAATTCTCTTTTAAATATGGAACATGAAATATTTATTCCTGAATCAATGAGAATAAAGGCATTGGGTTCCCTTGAGAAAATGTTACGTATTGAATAA
- a CDS encoding methyl-accepting chemotaxis protein, protein MISINELDCVKRMCESQADMISGGVLYAIIEKNRIVWRKASKAFDIKVMDIGFDVSKQNISLEAFQEKKDVIKNVSDPRYGRFKIFEELIKDENGQIVGMFCSLFPKIHPVTKAFKDFAPILVEMFPEGAFFILSDLEKIVDIQRSEKFDIPAIKPGVPFVDNPASVVHKAIQTKKFASENVDSLGNSGTPVRMATYPLCDEDTGDVVGTFGMIIPRGATVNLKNMSNDLTENITGVSSTIEELAASASEIHTNEQNLDNEIKQIISLSEEINEVSSLIKGISDETKMLGLNASIEAARAGDAGKGFGVVAQEIRKLSEQSRSTVPKIAELTDNIREKVESSSKMSQNSLTSSQEQAAATQEITASIEEITSMSENLNQIVNSL, encoded by the coding sequence ATGATTTCTATAAATGAATTAGATTGTGTAAAACGTATGTGTGAATCCCAGGCAGATATGATATCAGGAGGAGTATTATATGCTATTATTGAAAAAAATAGAATTGTTTGGAGAAAAGCATCTAAGGCATTTGATATTAAAGTGATGGATATTGGATTTGATGTAAGTAAACAGAACATATCATTAGAAGCATTTCAAGAAAAAAAAGATGTTATAAAGAATGTTTCAGATCCTAGATACGGAAGATTTAAAATATTTGAGGAACTTATAAAAGATGAAAATGGACAAATTGTTGGAATGTTTTGTTCCCTGTTTCCAAAGATACACCCTGTAACAAAGGCGTTTAAAGATTTTGCACCAATATTAGTTGAAATGTTTCCAGAAGGAGCTTTTTTCATTTTATCTGACTTAGAAAAAATAGTTGATATACAGCGATCTGAAAAATTTGATATACCTGCTATTAAGCCGGGAGTCCCATTTGTAGATAATCCTGCATCTGTAGTACATAAGGCAATTCAAACTAAAAAATTTGCATCAGAGAATGTAGATAGTTTAGGAAATTCAGGAACACCTGTTAGGATGGCAACTTATCCATTATGTGATGAGGATACAGGTGATGTTGTGGGTACTTTTGGAATGATTATACCTAGAGGAGCTACAGTGAATTTGAAAAATATGTCTAATGATCTTACGGAAAATATTACAGGAGTATCCTCTACCATTGAGGAATTAGCTGCTTCAGCATCTGAAATACATACAAACGAGCAAAATCTGGATAATGAAATAAAACAAATAATATCTTTGTCAGAAGAGATAAATGAAGTATCTTCTTTAATAAAAGGTATTTCAGATGAGACTAAGATGCTTGGATTAAATGCCTCAATTGAAGCAGCTAGGGCAGGAGATGCTGGAAAGGGTTTTGGGGTAGTTGCACAAGAAATTAGAAAATTATCAGAACAGTCAAGAAGTACAGTGCCTAAAATTGCAGAGTTAACAGATAATATTAGGGAAAAGGTTGAATCTTCTAGCAAGATGAGTCAGAATTCATTGACTTCAAGTCAAGAGCAGGCAGCGGCTACACAGGAAATCACAGCTAGTATAGAAGAAATCACATCTATGTCAGAAAATTTAAATCAAATTGTAAATAGTTTGTAA
- a CDS encoding N-formylglutamate amidohydrolase, whose protein sequence is MNPVNVINSKSPCNIVTSIPHGSSKITLEMKQSMKKGVLLPNNDWFLNDLYDFLQELNITVVSANYSRYVIDVNRNIENKFIQGKYTKSLVYYNTTFDRKIYDKPLEMEIIEERIKNIYNPYHSSLKRELEKVLKLKNKVYLLDLHSFFEQSKADIILGTREGKTCSKEFLELVYDAFTSQGFNVKVDEKGLRGGYIVSHYSSTKNVEAIQIEIRYTAYIENRYFGEEEVKNVNSNLFYSAKRRLYNVLCCIRNKLEN, encoded by the coding sequence ATGAATCCGGTTAATGTAATAAATAGTAAAAGTCCGTGTAATATAGTTACAAGCATTCCACATGGATCTAGTAAAATAACTTTGGAAATGAAACAAAGCATGAAAAAAGGAGTGCTACTTCCAAACAATGACTGGTTTTTAAATGACCTTTATGATTTTTTACAAGAGTTAAATATAACTGTAGTGTCGGCTAATTACAGCAGATATGTTATAGATGTAAATAGAAATATTGAAAATAAATTTATACAGGGGAAATATACAAAGTCCTTAGTATATTATAACACTACCTTTGACAGAAAAATTTATGACAAGCCATTGGAAATGGAGATAATAGAGGAGCGAATAAAGAATATCTATAATCCCTATCACTCTTCTTTGAAAAGAGAACTAGAAAAAGTTTTGAAACTAAAGAATAAAGTCTACTTGTTAGATTTACATAGTTTCTTTGAACAGTCAAAAGCAGATATAATACTTGGAACCCGTGAAGGAAAAACTTGTTCCAAAGAATTTTTAGAACTGGTGTATGATGCATTTACTTCTCAGGGGTTTAATGTAAAAGTTGATGAAAAGGGACTTAGAGGAGGATACATCGTATCTCATTATAGTTCTACGAAAAATGTAGAAGCTATACAAATTGAAATAAGATATACAGCCTATATAGAAAATAGATATTTTGGTGAAGAAGAAGTTAAAAATGTAAATAGCAACTTATTCTATAGCGCTAAAAGACGTCTATATAATGTCTTATGTTGTATAAGAAATAAGTTAGAAAATTAA